The Streptomyces tendae DNA segment GGGTCTGCGGAGCGCCGCCCTCGTCCCGTGGACGCGCGGGCGCGGCTGGTGGTGGTGACCGAGGCGGGGTGGACCTGCACCCGGGCGGCCGAGGAGGCGGCCGCGGAGGTGATGCGCGGGCCTGAAGCGAGGTGCTGGGGGAGGCGGAACTGCGCACTCTGCGCATGCAGTTGACGTGTGTCGCATCCGGCGGGGCGATTCGTCCCGCTTGGTGACGCACTATCAGGCGGTGGCGCGTGATCGTGCGGTGACGGGGAGAGTTTTTACCGGCCCGTAACTTCCAGCTTTCCCTACTCGCCCGTAACTTGATGAGTGAACAGCATCCCGTGATCCGGATCACAGGGCGTAGGCCCCCACCCTTCCCCTTGAGCCGCAAGGAGATCACACGATGCTGCACTGGAAGCGGGTGATCAGACCGCTGGCCGCGTTCCTGCTGGCCGCGGCCGCCGTCACCGTCCCCACCGCGGCGAGCGCACAGGCCGCCGCCGCGCCCAGCTCCGGCTGGAACGACTTCACATGCAAGCCCTCCGCCGCCCACCCCCGCCCGGTCGTCCTGGTCCACGGCACCTTCGGCAACTCCGTCGACAACTGGCTGGGCCTCGCGCCCTATCTGAAGAACCGCGGCTACTGCGTCTTCTCCCTCGACTACGGCCAGCTCCCCGGCGTCCCCTTCTTCCACGGCCTTGGCCCCGTCGAGAAGTCCGCCGGGCAGCTCGACGCCTACGTCGACCGGGTGCTCGCCGCGACCGGCGCCGCGAAGGCCGACATCGTGGGCCACTCCCAGGGCGGCATGATGCCCCGCTACTACCTCAAGTTCCTCGGCGGCGCCGCCGAGGTGAACGCCCTCGTCGGTCTCGCGCCCAGCAACCACGGCACCACCCTCGGCGGCCTCACCGCACTCCTGCCGTACTTCCCCGGCGCCGAGGACCTGCTGAGCGAGGCGACCCCCGCCCTCGCCGACCAGGTCGCCGGCTCCGCCTTCCTCACCAAGCTCAACGCCGGCGGCGACACCGTGCCCGGCGTCCGCTACACCGTCATCGCCACCAGGTACGACCAGGTCGTCACCCCGTACCGCAGTGCCTTCCTGACCGGACCGAACGTACGGAACGTGGTCCTGCAGGACCTCTGTCCGGTCGACCTGTCCGAGCACCTGGCGATCGGGCTGCTCGACCGGATCGCCTTCCACGAGGTGGCGAACGCCCTCGACCCGGCCCGCGCCAGACCCACCACCTGCGCGTCCGTCTTCAGCTGACACGTGTCAGCGGACTCCCGGGCGGCCGTCCGGGAAAAGCGGCGGGTCCCTGTCCGGCCTGAGCCGCCGGACAGGGACCCGCCGCCGGTTCAGCGGCCGTGCCGCGCGGTCGCCGTGCGCCGCCGCGCGGACGCGAACAGC contains these protein-coding regions:
- a CDS encoding esterase/lipase family protein, whose amino-acid sequence is MLHWKRVIRPLAAFLLAAAAVTVPTAASAQAAAAPSSGWNDFTCKPSAAHPRPVVLVHGTFGNSVDNWLGLAPYLKNRGYCVFSLDYGQLPGVPFFHGLGPVEKSAGQLDAYVDRVLAATGAAKADIVGHSQGGMMPRYYLKFLGGAAEVNALVGLAPSNHGTTLGGLTALLPYFPGAEDLLSEATPALADQVAGSAFLTKLNAGGDTVPGVRYTVIATRYDQVVTPYRSAFLTGPNVRNVVLQDLCPVDLSEHLAIGLLDRIAFHEVANALDPARARPTTCASVFS